The proteins below come from a single Salvelinus fontinalis isolate EN_2023a chromosome 1, ASM2944872v1, whole genome shotgun sequence genomic window:
- the LOC129855728 gene encoding SPRY domain-containing SOCS box protein 3-like, translating to MLQRSRNSQAPRYVWSDIRRDIDTVVLVNDREEWGDEHTQISDSDSEVDYLAVTPEVTDIVSDTVPVTGESYCHCDAQEETSPGALLQGFQPLNDCLCGEEDQGFDWVWDEGVKSNAAILSCDNRKVSFHSEYSCGTAAIRGTKELTDGQHFWEIKMTSPVYGTDMMVGIGTAEVNLDKFQHSFCSMLGMDEDSWGLSYTGMLQHKGDKVNFSSRFGQGSIIGLHFDTWHGTLTFYKNRRCIGVATTRLQNKKFYPMVCSTAAKSSMKVIRACYTPTSLQYLSCSRLRQQRPDCPDILNVLPLPPGLRHLLHNQLGWVFTLNNDAPEQSEDLMEDLNEDFVDDFSVDLPDDLPEEPSPCPSPCLSQVSTLSACSFPSPVPNHANAPASSHPVPSPASPCAPACPPFQGATQTVRT from the exons ATGCTACAGAGAAGCAGGAACAGCCAAGCTCCGCGCTACGTGTGGAGCGACATCCGACGAGACATTGACACCGTGGTActggtgaatgacagagaggagtggggcgacgaacacacacag ATCAGTGACTCGGACTCAGAAGTGGATTACCTGGCCGTCACCCCGGAGGTGACAGACATTGTGTCTGACACGGTGCCTGTGACAGGGGAGTCCTACTGTCACTGTGACGCCCAGGAGGAAACAAGCCCTGGGGCTCTGCTGCAGGGTTTCCAGCCCCTCAACGACTGCCTGTGTggagaggaggaccagg GTTTTGACTGGGTGTGGGATGAGGGCGTTAAGTCCAATGCAGCAATCCTGAGCTGTGACAACCGCAAGGTGAGCTTCCACTCTGAGTACAGCTGTGGCACAGCCGCCATCCGTGGCACCAAGGAGCTGACAGATGGACAGCACTTCTGGGAGATCAAGATGACGTCACCCGTCTATGGCACAGACATG ATGGTGGGCATCGGGACCGCTGAGGTCAACCTGGACAAGTTCCAACACAGTTTTTGCAGTATGCTGGGGATGGACGAGGACAGCTGGGGACTTTCCTACACAG GTATGCTTCAGCACAAAGGGGACAAGGTGAATTTCTCGTCCCGTTTTGGCCAAGGCTCCATCATAGGGCTGCACTTTGACACGTGGCATGGAACCCTTACCTTCTATAAGAACCGCCGCTGTATAG GTGTGGCCACCACCAGGCTGCAGAATAAGAAGTTCTACCCTATGGTGTGCTCCACTGCAGCCAAGAGCAGTATGAAGGTGATCCGGGCCTGCTACACGCCCACCTCCCTGCAGTACCTCTCTTGCTCTCGCTTGCGCCAGCAGCGGCCCGACTGCCCTGACATCCTGAACGTGCTGCCCCTTCCCCCGGGCCTGCGCCACCTCCTCCACAACCAGCTGGGCTGGGTGTTCACACTCAACAACGATGCCCCCGAGCAGTCTGAGGACTTGATGGAGGACTTGAACGAAGACTTCGTTGATGACTTTTCAGTGGACTTGCCTGATGACTTGCCTGAGGAGCCTAGTCCATGCCCGAGCCCCTGTCTCAGCCAGGTGTCCACCCTAAGTGCCTGCTCCTTCCCTAGCCCTGTACCCAACCATGCCAATGCCCCTGCCTCCTCTCACCCAGTTCCCAGCCCTGCCTCTCCCTGTGCCCCTGCCTGCCCACCCTTCCAGGGAGCAACTCAGACAGTGAGGACATGA